Below is a genomic region from Castanea sativa cultivar Marrone di Chiusa Pesio chromosome 2, ASM4071231v1.
AACtgaaaaaactatttatatataattttagtcaTATGacttttctaataataaaaaaaatctagataCAAATACACTTGCTAAAAACAAGATTCTAAAATACGggacataataaaaaaaaaaaaaaaaactaaaggtgAAGTAAAAAAAAGCTGGACACTATAATTTagtaatggtaaaaaaaaaaaaaataaaaaaaaataaaaaaaataaagaggttTCAACTTACCAACTAATTACACAGCTGACCCACCCAATCAAATGAGTCTGTCCTTCCTTGTATCTCTCCCAAACCTCCAAAACTCCTAATAGTTTCCTTCTGTCGAATTCGTCCTTCACCGACGACAACACACAGAGACTCATCACTCGCTGCACTTTCCACTTCCCACTTCCCACTTCCCACAACGGCAAAATGAACCCGGGGACTCAGtcagacacacacacaccccgAGAAGCCAGTTTTCTAATTTGACTATTTTCCCCTAATTTCTGAGTTGAATAGAATTATTCAAATGTTAAATACTGTAGTCCTTACCAAGAATATACTCCATGATCTTTGCCCCTAATTCCATCATCCACTTCgccatactatatatacacacacacacacacacacattcaccATGACAATCAACATACATTCATCATCACAGAAAACCATAATCAGCTCAGCCTTCACTCACATATGACCATGTCCACTAGTCTCTTTGTCTTCTTCCTAATTTCCCTCTTCTGTCTCTCCTCTGCCTCGCAGCAGGACACCAATGCTACACCTACCCCTACCTCTTCTATCCAACAACTCTGTAAAGCAGCTACTCGCTTGCCTGAGCTATGCGTGAGCTCGTTATCGAATTCCAAACTCCCTCCAAACCCAACTCCTCTCCAGCTCATCTACTCATCACTCTCTGTCACCTCTGAAACTGCCCGTGCAGTCCAATCAAAGGTGAAGGCCATCCTAAACTCCGCCGCAGGGGACCAAAACCGCACAATTGCCGCGAACAACTGTCTTGACGTTCTCAAAAGTTCACTTTACCGGATCTCTAATACCGCCAATGACGCTCTCCCACGTGGCAACCTCAAAAGCGCTAGAACTTGGATGAGCGCTTCCCTTCTTCACCATACCGACTGCGGCTCAGCTCTCAAGAACATAAACGACACGAAGTTGGCGGGCGAGACGCTTTTGATGGTGAACTCGTTGATAAACATTACGAGCAACACGCTGAGCCTGTTGTTTTCGTACGACCATTTCGGAAACGACACCGCTTCGTGGACTCCACCGAGGACCGAGCGTGATGGGTTTTGGGGGGCAGTGAATGCGAAGTCTGGTAGTGGAGGCAGTGGTATTGCGGGGTTTAAAGGCGGGGTTCCAGCAAACTTGAAGGTGGACGTGACGGTGAGTAAGGACGGAAGTGGTGGGTCTTATAAGAAGGTGCAGGATGCGGTGAACGCAGCGCCCAACAACACTGTTGATGGAAAGAGGTTTGTGATAAGAATTAAGGCAGGGGTTTATGAGGAGATAGTAAGAGTTCCGTTGGAGAAGAAGAACGTCGTGTTTTTGGGAGATGGGATAGGTAAAACGGTCATTACAGGCTCTTTGGCTGTGGGCCAGCCTGGGATTTCTACCTCTTCTAGTGCTACAGTTGGTAAGTTACTTTGATGATTCTAATGTAATGTAATTaatgtttgttttgataaaaataaattaatcatcttgcttgcttgcttgcttGCTGGGGCAGCCGTTCTTGGCGATGGATTCATGGCCAGCGGTCTCACATTCCAGAACACAGCCGGTGCTGATAAAGACAACCAATCCCACCAAGCAGTAGCCTTCAAATCAAGCAGCGATTTATCTGTCATTGAAAACTGTGAATTCCTAGGCAATCAAGATACTCTCTTTGCTCAGACCCTCCGCCAATTCTACAAATCATGCCGCATCGTAGGCAACGTAGATTTTGTTTTCGGAAACGCTGCGGCTTTTTTCCAAGACTGCCAAATACTAGTCAAACCTCGGCAAGCTGCTCCAGAAAAAGGCGGAAGGAATTACATGACTGCACATGGCAGAACAGACCCTGCCCAATCAACAGgttatgttttttataattgtttgatTAACGGCACCGAGGAATACATGAAGTTGTACCATGGCGCTACCAATCCTGAAATACACAGCAATTTCTTGGGGAGG
It encodes:
- the LOC142626147 gene encoding putative pectinesterase/pectinesterase inhibitor 51, which translates into the protein MTMSTSLFVFFLISLFCLSSASQQDTNATPTPTSSIQQLCKAATRLPELCVSSLSNSKLPPNPTPLQLIYSSLSVTSETARAVQSKVKAILNSAAGDQNRTIAANNCLDVLKSSLYRISNTANDALPRGNLKSARTWMSASLLHHTDCGSALKNINDTKLAGETLLMVNSLINITSNTLSLLFSYDHFGNDTASWTPPRTERDGFWGAVNAKSGSGGSGIAGFKGGVPANLKVDVTVSKDGSGGSYKKVQDAVNAAPNNTVDGKRFVIRIKAGVYEEIVRVPLEKKNVVFLGDGIGKTVITGSLAVGQPGISTSSSATVAVLGDGFMASGLTFQNTAGADKDNQSHQAVAFKSSSDLSVIENCEFLGNQDTLFAQTLRQFYKSCRIVGNVDFVFGNAAAFFQDCQILVKPRQAAPEKGGRNYMTAHGRTDPAQSTGYVFYNCLINGTEEYMKLYHGATNPEIHSNFLGRPWKEYSRTVYIQSNLQDLVSPQGWLSWNDAGFALPTLYYGEFGNSGPGFTPSRRVNWSNQIPAEHVQTYSVENFIQGDQWISSS